A portion of the Fundulus heteroclitus isolate FHET01 unplaced genomic scaffold, MU-UCD_Fhet_4.1 scaffold_84, whole genome shotgun sequence genome contains these proteins:
- the LOC118562257 gene encoding uncharacterized protein LOC118562257 isoform X1, whose product MYSTRRVPGFGLTDGECMERLWSFLRRFSRVTKEMTPSHRLDLLTDALLYYGRRKSADLDVQLLQRWDKAEKIASIAEEEISAVLKESPMSISEHDLQQWMETQRHVAQAAHLKTRDKEIVPRWKRNYVMKLTEINQFRSGSHQQDSLIEDESQLDRDLRIIERHHAVKRRWVPSDDIFQRTLRDVDQELRGQLIQRAQNEARERATLLNLKRRYNDGQGVAIRLSKQVNACNRKLKKIVTEYNNLQWPPQTGIFPSHLEFLELCDASSQLYTLFDEQIEDHGVVPKNLKSRAIEALHFKTRATEEKVLLKREMNTVILHLHQQHGHLSSAINDTADPGSKAVLHQNIIMLEKKMYSAMNMFKRFIEVGAPPPNHHLPEFNSYSQALMSPDLHYIDYDESIDDGEDEGDDDDNVDEGENSIDCESSS is encoded by the exons ATGTACAGCACGCGACGAGTTCCTGGATTTGGACTAACAGATGGTGAATGCATGGAGAGGTTATGGTCGTTTTTGAGAAGATTTTCTCGAGTGACTAAAGAGATGACTCCCTCCCATCGCCTTGACCTTCTCACAGACGCACTCCTGTACTATGGTAGAAGAAAATCTGCAGATCTAG ATGTGCAGCTTCTTCAGAGGTGGGACAAAGCCGAGAAGATTGCGAGTATTGCTGAGGAAGagatttctgctgttttgaAAGAGTCACCGA TGAGCATTTCTGAACATGACCTACAACAATGGATGGAAACACAGAGACATGTAGCCCAagctgcacatttaaaaactagagacaaag AGATTGTTCCAAGATGGAAGAGGAACTATGTGATGAAGCTGACCGAAATCAACCAGTTCAG atcCGGATCACATCAACAGGACTCACTCATTGAAGATGAATCACA ACTGGACAGGGATCTTCGAATAATTGAGAGACACCATGCTGTAAAACGAAGATGGGTCCCTTCGGATGACATTTTCCAGAGAACACTGAGAGATGTTGACCAGGAACTTAGAGGTCAGCTGATACAACGAGCACAAAATGAAGCAAGGGAGAGGGCCACTCTTCTGAACCTGAAAAGAAGATATAATG ATGGACAGGGAGTTGCTATAAGGCTGTCCAAGCAAGTGAATGCCTGTAACAGGAAACTGAAGAAGATTGTTACAGAGTACAATAATCTGCAGTGGCCTCCACAAACTGGCATCTTTCCATCACATTTAGAATTTCTAGAATTGTGTGATGCCTCCTCCCAGCTGTACACATTGTTTGATGAACAA ATTGAAGATCATGGTGTTGTTCCAAAGAACCTAAAAAGTCGAGCAATAGAAGCCCTGCATTTTAAGACTAGAGCAACTGAAGAAAAGGTTCTACTTAAGAGAGAGATGAACACTGTCATTCTTCACCTTCATCAACAACATGGACATTTAAGTTCAGCTATAAATGATACTGCAGATCCTGGTTCAAAAGCTGTACttcatcaaaacattatcatgttagaaaagaaaatgtacagTGCAATGAACATGTTCAAGAGGTTTATCGAAGTTGGTGCCCCTCCTCCAAATCATCACCTACCAGAGTTTAACTCTTATTCTCAAGCACTTATGTCTCCAGATCTACATTACATAGACTATGATGAAAGCATTGACGATGGAGAGGATGAAGGGGATGATGACGACAATGTTGACGAAGGAGAGAACAGCATAGATTGTGAATCATCTTCATGA
- the LOC118562257 gene encoding uncharacterized protein LOC118562257 isoform X2: MPKYKSSVRCKTKKIKLTQKTIGARAKSSYIPSHAGSSDTNTVFPSSHDICTENSEEEGTAYTRAKRKELSLWDALKDQVLEESYKSSAPFSDMCSVCKKPGVYRCLECSRSSVFCKDCVYTVHINSLHLPEKWNKTCYEAAFQQLVLHLSGDHSTHVVYSRDVKTFVNTGQLIVCRVSFCKFEPEVCTLLKYGLWPASPEKPQTAFSMALLELFVHLSLECQISVEGFINTLRWKNNLTVMEVNMLYRALVGESISQFRHYHFRRRSLVGLCDQFDDGTVCPACIKTDGTVIVALDANFGLVRKKSSGSSITEPLQGNRMFVRDEDVEEYVRSNPDNCQPTENCSKFKAGNALRSQNQQKKLDITGVFGASLIMLIRSCTARDEFLDLD; this comes from the exons ATGCCTAAATATAAGAGCAGTGTCCGTTgtaagaccaaaaaaataaaactaactcagAAAACCATCGGTGCTCGGGCGAAATCTTCCTACATTCCCTCACATGCAGGCTCATCTGACACCAACACTGTTTTTCCCTCATCACATGACATTTGTACTGAAAACTCAGAGGAAGAAGGGACCGCGTATACCAGGGCAAAAAGGAAGGAGCTGAGCCTATGGGATGCACTAAAAGATCAGGTCTTGGAAGAGTCCTATAAGTCCTCCGCTCCTTTCTCTGACATGTGCTCTGTGTGCAAGAAACCTGGAGTATACCGCTGTCTGGAATGCAGCAGAAGCAGTGTTTTTTGTAAGGATTGTGTCTACACAGTACACATAAATTCTTTGCACCTCCCTGAAAAGTGGAAT AAAACCTGCTATGAGGCTGCTTTCCAGCAGTTGGTGTTGCATTTAAGTGGGGATCACAGTACCCATGTTGTTTACTCCAGAGATGTAAAGACTTTTGTCAACACAG gtCAACTCATTGTTTGCAGAGTTTCTTTTTGTAAATTCGAACCTGAGGTCTGCACTCTTCTGAAGTATGGCCTTTGGCCTGCTTCACCGGAGAAGCCACAGACTGCTTTTTCAATGGCTCTTCTTGAGCTATTTGTCCATCTTTCTTTGGAGTGCCAGATCTCTGTAGAGGGATTCATCAACACCTTACGGTGGAAAAACAATCTTACTGTTATGGAG GTTAATATGCTGTACAGAGCCCTTGTAGGAGAGTCTATTTCCCAGTTTCGCCATTATCACTTCCGACGAAGGTCACTAGTTGGCCTTTGTGACCAATTTGATGATGGCACAGTGTGCCCGGCATGCATAAAG actGATGGCACTGTAATTGTGGCTTTGGATGCCAACTTTGGCCTTGTACGAAAAAAGAGCTCTGGAAGTAGTATCACTGAGCCATTGCAGGGTAACAGAATGTTCgtcagggatgaagatgttgaAGAGTATGTCAGGTCAAATCCTGACAACTGTCAACCAACAGAG aaCTGTAGCAAGTTTAAAGCTGGCAATGCACTTCGTTCCcaaaaccagcaaaaaaaattagacaTAACTGGTGTATTTGGAGCATCATTAATTATGTTAATCAGATCATGTACAGCACGCGACGAGTTCCTGGATTTGGACTAA